The Pseudomonas allokribbensis genome has a window encoding:
- the bioB gene encoding biotin synthase BioB yields MSASTTATLRHDWSLAEVKALFVQPFNDLLFQAQTVHRAHFDANRVQVSTLLSIKTGACPEDCKYCPQSGHYNTGLEKEKLMEVQKVLEEAARAKAIGSTRFCMGAAWKHPSAKDMPYVLKMVEGVKAMGLETCMTLGRLDQDQTEALAKAGLDYYNHNLDTSPEFYGSIITTRTYSERLQTLAYVRDAGMKICSGGILGMGESLDDRANLLIQLANLPEHPESVPINMLVKVAGTPLENADDVDPFDFIRMLAVARILMPQSHVRLSAGREAMNEQMQALAFFAGANSIFYGDKLLTTANPQADKDMQLFARLGIQPEAREEHADEVHQAAIEQALVEQKSSEQFYNAAV; encoded by the coding sequence ATGAGCGCCAGCACCACTGCCACCCTGCGTCACGACTGGTCTTTGGCCGAAGTCAAAGCACTCTTCGTTCAGCCATTCAACGACTTGCTGTTCCAGGCGCAGACGGTGCACCGCGCGCATTTCGACGCCAACCGCGTCCAGGTTTCCACCCTGCTGTCGATCAAGACCGGCGCCTGCCCGGAAGATTGCAAATACTGTCCGCAGTCCGGTCACTACAACACCGGCCTGGAAAAAGAAAAGCTGATGGAAGTGCAGAAAGTCCTCGAAGAGGCTGCCCGCGCCAAGGCCATCGGCTCGACCCGTTTCTGCATGGGCGCGGCGTGGAAGCATCCGTCGGCCAAGGACATGCCCTACGTGTTGAAGATGGTCGAAGGCGTGAAGGCCATGGGCCTTGAAACCTGCATGACCCTCGGTCGCCTCGATCAGGATCAGACCGAAGCACTGGCCAAGGCCGGGCTCGACTACTACAACCACAACCTGGACACCTCGCCGGAGTTCTACGGCAGCATCATCACTACCCGCACCTACAGCGAGCGTCTGCAGACCCTGGCCTACGTGCGCGATGCCGGCATGAAAATCTGCTCCGGCGGCATCCTCGGCATGGGCGAGTCCCTCGATGACCGCGCGAACCTGCTGATCCAGTTGGCCAACCTGCCGGAGCATCCGGAGTCGGTGCCGATCAACATGCTGGTGAAAGTCGCCGGCACGCCGCTGGAAAACGCTGACGACGTCGATCCGTTCGACTTCATCCGCATGCTCGCCGTGGCGCGGATCCTGATGCCGCAATCCCATGTGCGTCTGTCCGCCGGCCGTGAAGCGATGAACGAGCAGATGCAGGCCCTGGCGTTCTTCGCCGGCGCCAACTCGATTTTCTATGGCGACAAACTGCTGACCACCGCCAACCCGCAGGCCGACAAGGACATGCAGCTGTTTGCGCGTCTGGGCATTCAGCCGGAAGCCCGCGAAGAACACGCCGATGAAGTGCATCAGGCCGCCATCGAGCAGGCGCTGGTGGAGCAGAAGAGCAGCGAGCAGTTCTACAACGCGGCAGTCTGA
- a CDS encoding ComF family protein, protein MHCQPHQDRPVYIWLNNNQHCLLCDEPAETETPLCVACETELPWLGDQCVTCALPLPAAGLTCGGCLKDPPAFEHVAVPWSYGFPVDSLITRFKHNAKWPFGRLLGDVLGQFLQHRFDEGLPRPDALLPVPLANKRLRQRGFNQAAMLARWLGKQLDLRCEENILRRIQDTSAQQALDAKARKRNLRNAFELLPDAHIQGRHLALVDDVLTTGATAQALARLLVDAGATRVDVYCLARTPKPGDAA, encoded by the coding sequence ATGCACTGTCAACCACATCAAGATAGACCGGTTTACATCTGGTTAAATAACAACCAGCACTGTTTACTGTGCGATGAGCCGGCGGAAACCGAAACACCCCTCTGCGTGGCCTGCGAAACCGAACTGCCCTGGCTGGGTGATCAATGCGTGACATGTGCCTTGCCGCTGCCCGCTGCGGGCCTGACGTGCGGCGGCTGCCTGAAGGATCCGCCCGCCTTCGAACACGTGGCGGTGCCCTGGTCCTACGGCTTCCCGGTGGACAGCCTGATCACCCGCTTCAAGCACAATGCGAAATGGCCGTTTGGCCGCCTGCTCGGCGATGTTCTCGGGCAATTCCTGCAACATCGCTTCGATGAAGGCCTGCCACGCCCGGACGCCTTGTTACCGGTACCGTTGGCGAACAAACGTCTGCGGCAGCGCGGATTCAATCAGGCGGCAATGCTGGCGCGGTGGCTCGGCAAGCAACTGGATCTGCGCTGTGAAGAAAATATCCTGCGCCGAATTCAGGACACCAGCGCCCAGCAGGCACTCGATGCCAAGGCGCGCAAACGCAATCTGCGCAATGCCTTCGAACTTTTGCCAGACGCCCACATACAAGGTCGGCATCTGGCCTTGGTGGATGATGTGCTGACCACCGGCGCCACCGCCCAGGCACTGGCCCGGCTGCTGGTGGACGCGGGCGCCACGCGGGTCGACGTCTACTGCCTGGCCCGAACACCGAAACCTGGCGACGCGGCTTGA
- a CDS encoding TOBE domain-containing protein — protein sequence MSLPSLLSQHIVRRPQRIALLQHIAEQGSITRAAKSAGLSYKAAWDAIDELNNLAQKPLVERAVGGKGGGGARLSSEGERVLRLYQKLQALQAQVLEAAEDASDLDLLGRLMLRTSARNQLHGKVISIEHQGRNDLIRLELAEGLCIDAQITHDSTVHLELQPGTEVVALIKAGWLELLGREQAATSGHNLLSGTLEAILDAEDGPSEVRVALPNGQTLCALAEPLHLRTHGLTVEQPVQVQFSPSNVLIGTPL from the coding sequence ATGTCCTTGCCTTCCCTGTTGTCCCAGCACATCGTCCGCCGCCCGCAGCGCATCGCCCTGCTGCAACACATTGCCGAACAGGGCTCGATCACCCGCGCCGCCAAAAGCGCGGGCCTGAGTTACAAGGCGGCGTGGGACGCTATCGATGAGCTGAACAATCTCGCGCAAAAGCCGCTGGTCGAGCGGGCTGTCGGCGGCAAGGGCGGCGGTGGCGCCAGACTGTCCAGCGAAGGCGAACGGGTGCTGCGTCTTTATCAGAAGCTGCAAGCCTTGCAGGCGCAGGTACTGGAAGCTGCCGAAGACGCCAGCGATCTGGATCTGCTGGGCCGCTTGATGCTCCGGACCAGTGCCCGCAATCAATTGCACGGCAAAGTCATCAGCATCGAGCATCAGGGCCGCAATGACCTGATCCGTCTCGAACTGGCCGAAGGCCTGTGCATCGATGCGCAGATCACCCACGACAGCACCGTGCATCTGGAGCTGCAACCGGGCACCGAAGTGGTGGCACTGATCAAGGCCGGCTGGCTGGAGTTGCTGGGGCGAGAACAGGCTGCAACATCTGGTCACAATCTTCTGAGCGGTACCCTCGAAGCCATTCTCGATGCCGAAGACGGCCCCAGCGAAGTACGCGTCGCCCTGCCCAATGGCCAGACACTCTGCGCCCTGGCTGAGCCGTTGCACCTGCGCACCCACGGACTGACCGTCGAACAACCGGTGCAAGTGCAGTTCTCGCCGTCCAATGTGCTGATCGGCACACCGCTTTAG
- a CDS encoding PhoX family protein — protein MSLLEENQSTDLEKMVGMSRRGFIGAGALCGAAMFLGGSLLSRSALATGVSAGNSRLLGFDSIPAATTDVISLPKGYKSSVLISWGQPLHKNGPAFDPSGNGTAAAQEVQFGDNNDGMSLFAFPDDKNRALMAINNEYTNYRYLYPHGGQPQSAEDVRKALACEGVSVIEVARKNGQWQFVQGSRYNRRIHGNSPLRISGPAAGHELMKTSADKHGKKVLGTFQNCANGKTPWGTYLTCEENFTDCFGSSNAQQQFDPAQKRYGVSVASREINWHPFDPRFDMAKNPNELNRHGWVVEIDPFDPQSTPVKRTALGRFKHENAALAETDDGRAVVYMGDDERGEFIYKFISRDRINHRNAKANRDILDHGTLYVAKFDAGDGNPDHPKGQGQWIELTHGKNGIDASSGFADQAEVLIHARLAASVVGATRMDRPEWIVVSPKDGQVYCTLTNNAKRGEDGQPVGGPNPREKNVYGQILRWRTDRDDHGSKTFAWDLFVVAGNPGVHAGTPKGGSSNITPQNMFNSPDGLGFDKAGRLWILTDGDSSNAGDFAGMGNNQMLCADPKTGEIRRFMVGPIGCEVTGISFSPDQKTLFVGIQHPGENGGSTFPEHLPNGKPRSSVMAITREDGGIVGA, from the coding sequence GTGAGCCTATTAGAAGAAAACCAATCCACTGACCTGGAAAAAATGGTCGGCATGAGCCGTCGCGGTTTCATCGGCGCCGGCGCACTGTGCGGCGCAGCGATGTTCCTCGGCGGCAGCCTGTTGAGCCGCAGCGCGCTGGCCACCGGTGTCAGCGCCGGCAACAGCCGCCTGCTCGGCTTCGACAGCATTCCGGCCGCCACCACCGACGTCATCAGCCTGCCCAAGGGCTACAAGTCGTCGGTGCTGATCAGTTGGGGTCAGCCCCTGCACAAGAACGGCCCGGCCTTCGACCCGAGCGGCAACGGCACTGCGGCTGCACAGGAAGTGCAGTTCGGCGACAACAACGACGGCATGAGCCTGTTCGCCTTCCCGGACGACAAGAATCGCGCCCTGATGGCGATCAACAACGAATACACCAACTATCGCTACCTCTACCCCCATGGCGGCCAGCCGCAATCGGCGGAAGACGTACGCAAGGCCCTGGCCTGCGAAGGTGTGTCGGTGATCGAAGTGGCGCGCAAGAACGGTCAGTGGCAGTTCGTTCAGGGCTCGCGCTACAACCGCCGCATCCACGGCAACTCGCCGCTGCGCATCAGCGGCCCGGCTGCCGGTCATGAGCTGATGAAGACCAGCGCCGACAAGCACGGCAAGAAAGTCCTCGGCACCTTCCAGAATTGCGCCAACGGCAAAACGCCGTGGGGCACTTACCTGACCTGTGAAGAGAACTTCACTGACTGCTTCGGCAGCAGCAACGCCCAGCAGCAGTTCGACCCGGCGCAGAAACGTTACGGCGTGTCGGTCGCCAGCCGCGAGATCAACTGGCATCCGTTCGATCCGCGCTTCGACATGGCGAAGAACCCGAACGAGCTCAACCGTCACGGCTGGGTGGTGGAAATCGACCCGTTCGACCCGCAATCGACCCCGGTCAAACGCACCGCACTCGGTCGCTTCAAACATGAAAACGCGGCCCTAGCCGAGACCGACGACGGTCGCGCCGTGGTGTACATGGGCGACGACGAACGCGGCGAGTTCATCTACAAGTTCATCAGCCGCGACCGCATCAACCACCGCAACGCGAAGGCCAACCGCGACATCCTCGATCACGGCACCCTGTACGTGGCGAAATTCGACGCGGGCGACGGCAACCCCGATCACCCGAAAGGCCAGGGCCAGTGGATCGAACTGACCCACGGCAAGAACGGCATCGACGCCAGCAGCGGTTTTGCCGATCAGGCCGAAGTGCTGATCCACGCACGCCTGGCGGCCAGCGTCGTCGGCGCGACGCGCATGGACCGCCCGGAATGGATCGTGGTCAGCCCGAAAGACGGCCAGGTCTATTGCACCCTGACCAACAACGCCAAACGCGGCGAAGACGGGCAACCGGTGGGCGGCCCGAACCCGCGCGAGAAAAATGTCTACGGGCAGATTCTGCGCTGGCGCACCGACCGCGACGATCACGGTTCGAAGACCTTCGCCTGGGATCTGTTCGTGGTGGCCGGCAACCCGGGCGTGCATGCCGGTACGCCGAAGGGCGGTTCGTCGAACATCACCCCGCAGAACATGTTCAACAGCCCGGACGGCCTCGGTTTCGACAAGGCCGGCCGACTGTGGATTCTCACCGACGGTGATTCGAGCAACGCCGGGGACTTTGCCGGGATGGGCAACAACCAGATGCTCTGCGCCGATCCCAAGACCGGTGAGATTCGCCGGTTCATGGTCGGGCCGATCGGTTGCGAAGTCACCGGGATCAGTTTCTCGCCAGATCAGAAAACCCTGTTTGTCGGGATCCAGCATCCAGGCGAGAACGGCGGCTCGACCTTCCCCGAGCATTTGCCGAACGGCAAGCCGCGCTCTTCGGTGATGGCGATTACCCGTGAGGATGGCGGGATCGTCGGCGCCTGA
- a CDS encoding serine/threonine protein kinase — translation MAHPFETLTPDLVLDAVESIGFLSDARILALNSYENRVYQVGIEDSEPLIAKFYRPQRWTNEAILEEHQFTFELADVEIPVVAPLIHNGQTLHEHAGFRFTLFPRRGGRAPEPGNLDQLYRLGQLLGRIHAVGATRPFEHREALAVQNFGHASLNTLLEGNFIPKSLLPAYESVARDLLKRVEDAYAATPHQNIRMHGDCHPGNMMCRDEMFHIVDLDDCRMGPAVQDIWMMLAGDRQECLGQLSELMDGYNEFHDFDPRELALIEPLRALRLMHYSAWLARRWDDPAFPHSFPWFGTERYWGDQVLALREQLAALNEEPLKLF, via the coding sequence ATGGCCCACCCGTTTGAAACCCTCACCCCAGACCTCGTGCTCGATGCCGTCGAAAGCATCGGCTTTCTGAGCGACGCGCGCATTCTGGCGCTCAACAGTTACGAAAACCGCGTCTATCAGGTCGGCATCGAAGACTCCGAACCGCTGATTGCCAAGTTCTATCGCCCGCAGCGCTGGACCAACGAAGCCATTCTCGAAGAGCACCAGTTCACCTTCGAACTGGCCGACGTCGAGATCCCGGTGGTGGCGCCACTTATCCACAACGGCCAGACCCTGCACGAACACGCCGGTTTCCGTTTCACCCTGTTTCCCCGTCGCGGTGGCCGGGCGCCGGAGCCGGGCAACCTCGACCAGTTGTATCGCCTCGGTCAGTTGCTAGGGCGCATTCATGCAGTCGGCGCAACACGTCCGTTCGAGCATCGCGAAGCGCTGGCCGTGCAGAACTTCGGCCACGCCTCGCTGAACACGTTGCTGGAAGGCAACTTCATCCCCAAAAGCCTGTTGCCGGCCTACGAGTCCGTCGCCCGCGACCTGCTCAAGCGCGTGGAAGACGCCTACGCCGCCACGCCGCATCAGAACATCCGCATGCACGGCGACTGCCACCCCGGCAACATGATGTGCCGCGACGAGATGTTCCACATCGTCGACCTCGACGACTGCCGCATGGGCCCGGCCGTGCAGGATATCTGGATGATGCTCGCCGGCGATCGTCAGGAATGCCTCGGACAACTGTCGGAATTGATGGACGGCTACAACGAATTCCACGATTTCGACCCGCGCGAACTGGCGCTGATCGAACCGCTGCGCGCCCTGCGCCTGATGCATTACAGCGCCTGGCTGGCCCGACGCTGGGACGATCCGGCGTTTCCTCACAGTTTTCCGTGGTTCGGCACGGAACGCTATTGGGGCGATCAGGTACTGGCATTGCGTGAACAACTGGCGGCGTTGAATGAAGAGCCGTTGAAGCTTTTCTGA
- the rarD gene encoding EamA family transporter RarD, whose protein sequence is MQAANPRRGYILGLSAYIIWGLFPLYFKAIAEVPAVEIIIHRVLWSALFGALLLMVWKHPGWWQELRDNPKRLAILALSGTLIAANWLTYVWSVNNGRMLEASLGYYINPLVNVLLGMLILGERLRRMQWLAVGLAAVGVAQQVWQVGSLPWVSLVLALTFGFYGLIRKQAPVKALPGLVVETWMLVPIALAWLLFNPTATSAQAAFWTTSEAWWLVAAGPVTLVPLVCFNAATRHLPYTTIGFLQYLAPTLVLLQAVLLFGEHLSSSTLIAFMFIWAGLAVYSVDAWMSLRRRS, encoded by the coding sequence ATGCAAGCCGCCAACCCGCGTCGCGGGTACATTCTGGGCCTGAGTGCCTACATCATCTGGGGCCTGTTCCCGCTCTACTTCAAAGCCATCGCCGAAGTGCCGGCGGTGGAGATCATCATCCACCGGGTGTTGTGGTCGGCGCTGTTCGGCGCGCTGTTGCTGATGGTCTGGAAGCATCCGGGCTGGTGGCAGGAGCTGCGCGACAACCCGAAACGCCTGGCGATTCTCGCGCTCAGCGGCACCCTGATCGCGGCCAACTGGCTGACCTACGTCTGGTCGGTGAACAACGGCCGGATGCTGGAAGCGAGTCTGGGTTACTACATCAACCCACTGGTGAATGTGCTGCTGGGCATGCTGATCCTCGGCGAACGCCTGCGGCGCATGCAGTGGCTGGCGGTCGGTCTGGCGGCGGTCGGCGTGGCGCAGCAGGTATGGCAGGTCGGCAGTCTGCCGTGGGTGTCGTTGGTGCTGGCACTGACCTTCGGTTTCTACGGGCTGATCCGCAAGCAGGCGCCGGTCAAGGCACTGCCGGGGCTGGTGGTGGAAACCTGGATGCTGGTGCCGATCGCCCTCGCGTGGCTACTGTTCAATCCGACCGCCACCAGTGCACAAGCTGCGTTCTGGACCACCTCCGAAGCCTGGTGGCTGGTGGCAGCCGGCCCGGTGACGCTGGTGCCGTTAGTGTGTTTCAACGCGGCCACGCGGCATTTGCCCTACACCACCATCGGCTTCCTGCAATACCTGGCACCGACGCTGGTGCTGTTGCAGGCAGTGCTGCTGTTCGGTGAGCACTTGTCGTCCAGCACGCTGATCGCCTTCATGTTTATCTGGGCCGGTCTGGCGGTGTACAGCGTCGATGCGTGGATGAGCCTGCGCCGCCGCAGCTGA
- a CDS encoding glycine cleavage system protein R, protein MDHLVLTVFAPDKPGQVERIAQCIAEHGGNWLESRMSRMAGQFAGILRVGVPAEAYDELVDALQALSAQGIRVLVAESGIEQACTWKPIAMELVGNDRPGIVRDITRLLSEQGVNLERLVTEVRPAPMSSEPLFHAEAILAVPLTLSLDVLQSRLETLADDLMVELVLRTDP, encoded by the coding sequence ATGGATCACCTCGTACTCACCGTCTTCGCGCCGGACAAGCCCGGGCAGGTCGAGCGCATCGCCCAATGCATCGCCGAGCACGGTGGCAACTGGCTGGAAAGCCGCATGTCACGGATGGCCGGGCAGTTCGCCGGGATTCTGCGGGTCGGCGTGCCGGCGGAGGCTTACGACGAATTAGTCGATGCCCTACAAGCTTTGTCGGCTCAGGGCATTCGTGTGCTGGTCGCCGAAAGCGGTATTGAACAGGCCTGCACCTGGAAACCGATTGCCATGGAACTGGTGGGCAATGATCGTCCGGGCATCGTGCGCGATATCACCCGGCTGCTGAGCGAGCAGGGTGTGAATCTCGAACGGCTGGTGACCGAAGTGCGCCCGGCGCCGATGAGCAGCGAGCCGTTGTTCCACGCCGAGGCGATTCTGGCGGTGCCGCTGACCCTGTCGCTGGATGTGCTGCAATCGCGCCTGGAAACCCTGGCCGATGACTTGATGGTGGAACTGGTGCTGCGCACCGACCCGTGA